A genomic segment from Aspergillus puulaauensis MK2 DNA, chromosome 1, nearly complete sequence encodes:
- the PAN3 gene encoding PAN-complex poly(A)-binding subunit PAN3 (BUSCO:EOG09261Q5L;~COG:A;~EggNog:ENOG410PHHT;~InterPro:IPR030844,IPR000719,IPR011009,IPR000571, IPR041332;~PFAM:PF18101;~go_component: GO:0031251 - PAN complex [Evidence IEA];~go_function: GO:0003723 - RNA binding [Evidence IEA];~go_function: GO:0004672 - protein kinase activity [Evidence IEA];~go_function: GO:0005524 - ATP binding [Evidence IEA];~go_function: GO:0046872 - metal ion binding [Evidence IEA];~go_process: GO:0000289 - nuclear-transcribed mRNA poly(A) tail shortening [Evidence IEA];~go_process: GO:0006397 - mRNA processing [Evidence IEA];~go_process: GO:0006468 - protein phosphorylation [Evidence IEA]), translating to MASVGKSNLEDSRRGTGSPKMKARENAKDTLCRNVTIYGRCRYEDKGCAFNHDPHRNSNQMDNANKKRFNVDSPSFTPSLLPSNGSSPTPSSSSLKKASTISPKAANAAPFQPRTATSRSNASTPGARQEAVPPEWSVAEAQEFIPQGFDTTHMSPLHGNGNASAASASGFDPFVTTPNPLAAPGAVGPVQANPFSHDTTATALGGAAFYANQTGFQQPVQYHLYAPIGPHNPNALAYQRNVHDLFLPNEIREELQKKAAATLQTLPNTQLPAQVDFFHSLVPLDLNHQKNATTFGYPSWVYKAQSSKDGNFYALRRLEGFRLTNEKAIRSVQAWKRVASGSMVTVHDAFTSRSFQDSSLIFVTDYHPLSKTLADQHLNIGARFQGRHNPHVPEQVLWGYITQIANALKNIHSSGLAARIIDASKILLTGRNRIRLNACAIMDVVQFDTQRSVADLQRQDLVNFGQLVLTLGANAPNVMHSGAKAMEHFTRAYSPQLKTTLMWLLSGMQIDQERNIDILITGISSQLMSTFDSALHLDDQLTSDLGRELENGRIVRLLTKLNFINERPEHEHDRQWSENGERFFLKIFRDYVFHQVDASGDPVVDLGHVLTCLNKLDAGSDERISLVSRDEQTCFIVSYKELKKALESSFQALLKPNRRLH from the exons ATGGCTTCCGTGGGGAAGTCTAACTTGGAAGACTCCCGTCGTGGGACGGGATCGCCTAAAATGAAGGCGCGAG AAAACGCGAAAGATACACTGTGCCGCAATGTGACTATCTATGGCCGATGCCGCTATGAAGATAAAG GATGCGCTTTCAACCACGATCCGCATAGGAACTCAAACCAAATGGATAA CGCCAACAAGAAGCGTTTCAATGTCGATTCCCCCAGTTTCACTCCGTCCTTACTGCCCTCTAATGGGTCATCCCCGACACCTTCAAGCTCGTCCCTAAAAAAGGCTTCTACAATTTCTCCGAAAGCTGCAAATGCTGCCCCTTTTCAACCTAGAACGGCTACTTCAA GATCAAATGCTAGCACTCCTGGGGCTCGACAGGAGGCCGTGCCTCCCGAGTGGTCAGTGGCGGAAGCCCAAGAGTTTATACCGCAGGGGTTTGATACTACGCATATG TCTCCTCTTCACGGAAATGGGAACGCTAGTGCCGCCTCAGCCAGTGGCTTTGACCCTTTTGTAACAACTCCGAACCCCCTTGCTGCACCGGGTGCGGTTGGGCCCGTCCAAGCCAATCCGTTCTCTCATGATACGACTGCGACTGCTCTCGGGGGAGCTGCATTTTACGCCAACCAGACCGGCTTTCAGCAGCCA GTCCAGTATCATTTATACGCTCCGATTGGCCCTCACAATCCAAACGCATTAGCGTATCAACGCAATGTGCATGACCTATTCCTTCCTAATGAGATCAGAGAAGAACTTCAGAAGAAAGCAGCCGCCACTCTGCAGACCTTACCCA ATACTCAATTACCGGCTCAAGTTGATTTCTTCCATTCTCTCGTTCCTCTGGATCTTAACCATCAAAAAAACGCGACCACCTTTGGCTACCCCAGCTGGGTTTATAAAGCGCAGTCCAGCAAGGATGGGAACTTTTACGCGCTTCGGCGGCTGGAAG GCTTTCGATTAACGAATGAAAAAGCCATCCGGTCCGTTCAAGCCTGGAAGCGCGTTGCTAGCGGAAGTATGGTGACAGTACACGATGCCTTCACTAGCCGAAGCTTCCAGGACAGCTCTTTAATATTCGTTACTGATTATCACCCACTTTCAAAGACACTCGCGGATCAGCATCTGAACATTGGAGCGAGGTTTCAAGGCCGTCATAACCCACATGTTCCCGAACAGGTCTTGTGGGGTTACATAACGCAGATTGCCAACGCTCTGAAGAACATCCATAGTAGTGGTTTAGCTGCGAGGATTATTGACGCGAGTAAGATCCTGCTTACTGGAAGAAACCGCATACGATTAAACGCCTGTGCTATTATGGATGTGGTACAATTCGACACTCAACGATCTGTCGCTGACCTTCAGCGTCAAGATTTGGTGAATTTTGGGCAACTCGTTCTCACACTTGGAGCCAACGCGCCGAACGTCATGCATAGTGGCGCAAAGGCTATGGAACATTTCACTCGCGCGTACAGCCCACAGCTCAAAACCACCCTTATGTGGCTGCTTAGTGGAATGCAGATAGACCAAGAGCGGAATATTGATATCTTGATAACGGGCATCTCCTCCCAGCTAATGTCCACCTTCGACTCGGCTCTTCATTTGGACGACCAGCTCACATCTGACCTCGGACGGGAGCTCGAAAATGGGCGCATTGTGCGACTCTTGACGAAATTGAACTTCATAAACGAGCGTCCAGAGCACGAGCATGACCGACAATGGTCTGAGAATGGGGAGCGATTCTTCCTGAAGATATTCCGAGACTATGTTTTCCACCAAGTGGATGCTTCGGGAGACCCAGTGGTTGATCTAGGCCATGTGCTAACATGTTTGAATAAGTTAGATGCAGGAAGCGATGAAAGGATCAGCCTGGTTAGCCGTGACGAGCAAACCTGCTTTATTGTCAGCTACAAAGAGCTGAAAAAGGCACTGGAATCATCATTTCAGGCACTCTTGAAGCCTAATAGGAGGCTTCACTAA
- a CDS encoding clathrin-mediated endocytosis regulator UBX3 (BUSCO:EOG09262E4T;~COG:O;~EggNog:ENOG410PH0W;~InterPro:IPR029071,IPR036249,IPR001012,IPR006577, IPR009060;~PFAM:PF00789,PF14555;~go_function: GO:0005515 - protein binding [Evidence IEA]), with the protein MSSSGPDISELSESQRSALETYTTVTGQEPVEAIALLGRSQWNVQIAIAKFFDGEGPDPVEEARTSLENASPARPTRQTQNLLHEDLTARFTPASPTAEPAPRIVTQPGDQPVYRPPFILALVFAPFNLLYRLFVGSFRLFGSLFPFLPRLLNTTASPALQGTRRNTNGRRPLAPKDTAARFIREFEEEYGANSVEFLENGYNMALERAHRELKFLLVVLLAPEHDHTDDWARDTLLSKEVTDFINDPQNNIIVWGGNVQDAEAYQAANSLRCTKFPFAAAIAHTPGVSSTAMSVVARISGATSPAEFVEKLRTAISQNKEPLERIRSTRAEQQASRSLREEQDSAYERSLAIDRERARQRREAEAERQREEQLAAERQAAEEKRLANVEQWKRWRAQSIRDEPDTDVKDVVRISIRLLSGDRVIRRFAPDADMEELYAFVECHDIIQEAKISEKTTSEKPDGYDHVYGFRLVSPMPRVVYEADAGSVRDKIGRGGTLLVEPIEIDDESDQED; encoded by the exons ATGTCCTCATCTGGGCCCGACATTTCCGAGCTGTCCGAGAGCCAGCGGTCTGCTCTTGAGACCTACACCACAGTGACTGGCCAGGAGCCGGTAGAGGCCATTGCATTGCTAGGTCGGTCGCAATGGAATGTACAG ATTGCCATCGCGAAATTTTTTGATGGCGAAGGACCAGATcctgttgaagaagctcgcACGTCGCTCGAAAACGCCAGCCCTGCCCGTCCAACCCGACAAACGCAGAACCTGCTGCACGAGGATCTGACTGCACGCTTCACCCCAGCCTCCCCTACTGCCGAGCCAGCTCCCCGGATTGTGACGCAACCAGGAGACCAGCCTGTTTACCGTCCTCCGTTCATACTAGCTCTCGTCTTTGCCCCGTTCAACCTTCTGTACAGACTGTTTGTCGGTTCTTTCCGCCTTTTTGGATCCCTGTTTCCCTTCCTTCCCCGATTACTCAATACGACGGCAAGTCCAGCTCTACAAGGAACCCGACGAAATACTAATGGACGGCGTCCCCTCGCGCCCAAGGATACCGCGGCAAGGTTCATCCGTGAATTCGAGGAGGAATATGGAGCCAATTCGGTCGAGTTCTTGGAGAATGGGTATAACATGGCCCTGGAGAGAGCACACCGGGAGTTGAAGTTTCTTTTGGTCGTTCTTCTCGCACCTGAGCACGACCACACGGATGATTGGGCTCGAGACACACTTTTGTCAAAGGAGGTCACCGATTTTATTAATGACCCTCAGAACAACATCATCGTTTGGGGCGGCAATGTGCAAGATGCCGAGGCATACCAGGCTGCAAACTCTCTTCGATGCACAAAATTCCCGTTCGCTGCTGCGATCGCGCACACGCCGGGTGTTTCTTCCACCGCCATGTCTGTTGTTGCTAGAATATCCGGGGCTACCTCGCCTGCAGAGTTTGTAGAGAAACTCCGCACTGCAATTTCGCAAAACAAGGAACCTCTCGAGCGAATCCGATCAACGCGAGCAGAACAACAGGCTTCTCGCAGTCTCCGAGAGGAGCAGGACTCAGCATACGAGCGCTCACTCGCCATCGATCGAGAGCGGGCTAGACAAAGACGGGAAGCAGAAGCTGAAAGGCAGCGGGAAGAGCAGCTAGCAGCGGAACGGCAAGCAGCCGAAGAGAAGCGCTTGGCCAACGTTGAACAATGGAAGCGATGGCGAGCCCAGTCTATCCGCGATGAGCCAGACACAGATGTCAAGGATGTTGTCCGGATTAGTATCCGTTTACTCTCCGGTGACCGTGTTATCCGCAGATTCGCACCTGATGCCGACATGGAGGAACTGTACGCATTTGTTGAATGTCACGATATCATCCAGGAGGCGAAAATTTCAGAAAAGACCACATCGGAAAAGCCAGATGGATACGACCATGTCTACGGCTTCCGGCTTGTCTCGCCCATGCCACGAGTCGTCTATGAAGCCGACGCTGGCTCCGTCCGGGACAAGATTGGCCGCGGCGGAACTCTTCTAGTAGAGCCGATTGAGATTGACGATGAAAGCGACCAGGAAGATTAG